Proteins from a single region of Congzhengia minquanensis:
- the yfmH gene encoding EF-P 5-aminopentanol modification-associated protein YfmH, with amino-acid sequence MEFVKHFSKQLNETLYSGNHKSGLKVYVMPKSGYSKSYAVFGTHFGSVDNKFTAPGETTPTVLPDGVAHFLEHKLFEQPDGGNVFAEYAKFGANANAFTSFNMTGYLFECTANVIENLKILLDFVCKPYFTDENVAKEQGIIGQEIKMYDDDADWRCMINFLSAMYEQHPVKNDIAGSVESISKIDKDLLYKCYRNFYNMSNMVLFVIGEATPDQVGACVDEVITDYEILPGKPVRDYGNEPKKVVQNTVKQSLDVSVPTFMLGFKDTDTGYNGPALLKKNIEFSFIMEVAFGKTSYIYNKLYNEGLIMGFLDYETECEKDYSFTSVSGESNNPEQVREVVFEGLEKLKEEGIQAADFERLKKAFFGRFVKQFDNINAIAHGFLANTFNNVGLFDYIDVIETVTLDDINRRLNHGFLKDLAVLSIIEPVKK; translated from the coding sequence ATGGAATTTGTAAAACATTTTTCTAAACAGCTGAACGAAACGCTCTACAGCGGTAACCATAAAAGCGGTTTAAAGGTTTATGTCATGCCAAAATCCGGCTACAGCAAAAGTTATGCGGTTTTTGGCACGCATTTTGGCTCTGTGGACAATAAATTTACTGCGCCGGGAGAAACAACGCCTACGGTGCTGCCCGACGGCGTGGCGCACTTTTTAGAGCACAAACTGTTTGAACAGCCCGACGGCGGAAATGTGTTTGCGGAGTATGCAAAATTTGGTGCAAATGCCAATGCCTTTACAAGCTTTAACATGACGGGATATCTGTTTGAGTGTACTGCGAACGTCATTGAAAACTTAAAAATTTTGCTGGATTTTGTGTGCAAGCCCTATTTTACAGATGAAAACGTGGCAAAAGAGCAGGGGATTATCGGTCAGGAAATTAAGATGTATGACGACGATGCAGACTGGAGATGCATGATTAATTTTCTCAGCGCCATGTATGAACAGCATCCGGTGAAAAACGACATTGCAGGCTCTGTGGAATCCATCAGTAAAATTGACAAAGATCTGCTGTATAAGTGCTACCGTAATTTTTATAACATGTCTAACATGGTGCTGTTTGTAATCGGCGAGGCTACGCCTGACCAGGTGGGTGCCTGTGTGGATGAAGTTATTACTGACTATGAAATCCTGCCGGGAAAACCTGTGAGAGATTATGGAAATGAACCGAAAAAAGTGGTGCAAAACACGGTGAAGCAATCTTTAGACGTGTCTGTTCCCACATTTATGCTGGGTTTTAAAGATACCGACACAGGATATAACGGACCGGCGCTTTTAAAGAAAAACATTGAGTTTTCTTTTATCATGGAGGTCGCCTTTGGCAAAACCAGCTATATTTATAATAAGCTATATAACGAGGGGCTTATCATGGGCTTTTTAGATTATGAAACCGAATGTGAAAAGGACTATAGCTTTACATCTGTTTCTGGGGAAAGCAACAACCCTGAACAAGTGCGCGAGGTGGTATTTGAGGGCCTTGAAAAGCTGAAAGAAGAGGGAATTCAAGCAGCTGACTTTGAGCGGCTCAAAAAAGCATTTTTTGGCCGGTTTGTAAAGCAGTTTGATAATATTAACGCCATTGCACACGGATTTTTGGCAAACACCTTTAATAACGTTGGGCTGTTCGATTATATCGACGTAATCGAAACGGTAACGTTAGACGATATTAACAGGCGGCTTAACCATGGATTTTTAAAAGACCTGGCTGTACTTTCGATTATTGAACCGGTGAAAAAATAA
- the yfmF gene encoding EF-P 5-aminopentanol modification-associated protein YfmF, which yields MDSVKCFNLKQGLNLYYIPVNKFKTTYVSINIHNELKEETASKCALLADVMRRGSRKFPDEPSMSAYLQGLFGASFSTDIKRKGIDQILTFAVTAVDDAYLPEGEACFDKVLEFLFDMLLDPYLENGAFCPTYVSQEKANLMNDINALVNEKRAYSVWRLIENMCEGDVYSVHELGSAEKVENIDAEELYAFYQNLLKTGPIDIFVTGNADVSKICAYAQKRFEAIQFANFTYPVPDLYHKNLGGKEVTERFDVTQAKLCLGYKTSVSPTSKDYYKLMVYNGILGGGAHCKLFNEVREKLSLAYYAGSRLERFKGLMILSAGIESGNKQQALDEIFAQVDLMKQGKFTETEFDAAVKSIVNSLRTIGDSIAYLCDYYLGQTITNTQISLEEYIAEIEKVTPEDVVAVAQNVSLEMVYFLTGKESEEK from the coding sequence ATGGACAGTGTGAAATGCTTTAATTTGAAACAGGGACTAAATTTATATTATATCCCGGTAAATAAATTTAAAACAACCTATGTGAGTATTAATATCCATAACGAGCTGAAGGAGGAAACTGCTTCAAAGTGTGCGCTTTTAGCAGATGTTATGCGCCGTGGAAGCAGGAAGTTTCCGGATGAGCCTTCCATGTCGGCTTATCTTCAGGGTCTTTTTGGAGCGTCTTTTTCAACGGATATTAAACGAAAGGGCATTGACCAGATTTTAACGTTTGCAGTTACTGCTGTAGACGACGCATATTTGCCGGAGGGGGAAGCTTGCTTCGACAAGGTGTTGGAATTTTTGTTCGACATGCTGTTAGACCCATATTTAGAAAACGGTGCATTTTGCCCAACCTATGTCAGTCAGGAAAAGGCAAATTTAATGAACGACATCAACGCGCTGGTAAACGAAAAACGGGCCTATTCCGTTTGGCGGTTAATTGAAAACATGTGTGAGGGCGACGTATATTCTGTTCATGAGCTGGGAAGCGCAGAGAAAGTGGAGAACATTGATGCAGAAGAATTATATGCCTTCTATCAGAATTTGCTTAAGACCGGGCCGATTGATATTTTTGTAACAGGAAACGCAGACGTGAGCAAAATTTGTGCCTATGCACAAAAGCGGTTTGAAGCAATTCAATTTGCAAATTTTACCTATCCGGTTCCTGATTTGTATCATAAAAACTTAGGCGGCAAAGAGGTGACGGAACGGTTCGACGTGACGCAGGCAAAACTTTGCCTGGGGTATAAAACATCGGTTTCTCCCACCAGCAAGGACTATTACAAGCTGATGGTTTACAATGGAATTTTGGGAGGCGGAGCCCACTGCAAGCTGTTTAACGAGGTGAGAGAGAAGCTGAGCCTGGCATATTATGCCGGTTCCAGGCTGGAACGGTTTAAAGGGCTGATGATTCTATCGGCAGGAATTGAAAGCGGCAACAAACAACAGGCGTTAGACGAAATTTTTGCCCAGGTTGATTTGATGAAGCAGGGCAAATTTACTGAAACAGAATTCGATGCTGCGGTGAAAAGTATTGTGAATTCATTGCGGACAATTGGCGACAGCATCGCATATCTTTGCGACTATTACCTCGGGCAGACCATTACAAACACGCAAATCAGCCTAGAGGAGTATATTGCAGAAATTGAAAAAGTTACTCCGGAAGACGTGGTTGCAGTTGCCCAAAATGTTTCACTTGAAATGGTTTATTTTCTGACGGGAAAAGAAAGTGAGGAAAAATAA
- the rsmI gene encoding 16S rRNA (cytidine(1402)-2'-O)-methyltransferase translates to MSEQAGVLYLVATPVGNLEDITYRALRILKEVDFIAAEDTRHSLKLLNHFEISKPMISYYEHNIRERGEQIIKRLKDGQNAALVTDAGTPAISDPGEDIVRLCVDEHIRVVPIPGAVAAINALICSSLPTSRFSFEGFLSVNKKSRIDHLSSVKFSKYTLIFYEAPHKLLNTLRDMLEYFGDRKITVARELTKKYEEFLYTTISGAISHFEDVPPKGEFVLVVEGAKDAKETTVFDNMSVLEHINYYMRAGLDKKEAMKKVAQDRGVSKREIYAETIKN, encoded by the coding sequence ATGAGCGAACAAGCAGGCGTATTATATTTGGTTGCAACGCCGGTTGGCAATTTAGAGGATATTACATACAGGGCGCTGAGAATTTTAAAGGAAGTGGATTTCATTGCGGCGGAGGACACGCGGCATTCCCTTAAGCTGTTAAACCATTTTGAAATCAGCAAACCCATGATCAGCTATTATGAGCACAACATCAGAGAGCGCGGCGAACAAATTATAAAAAGGTTAAAAGACGGGCAAAACGCCGCCCTGGTTACAGATGCCGGCACGCCGGCCATCTCTGACCCCGGTGAGGACATTGTAAGGCTCTGTGTGGACGAGCACATTCGTGTTGTTCCCATTCCCGGTGCAGTTGCGGCAATTAATGCGCTGATTTGCTCCTCGCTTCCCACATCGCGCTTTTCCTTTGAAGGCTTTTTAAGCGTGAATAAAAAGAGCAGGATTGACCATTTATCTTCTGTGAAATTTAGCAAATATACGCTCATTTTTTATGAAGCGCCCCACAAGCTTTTAAACACTCTGCGCGACATGCTGGAATATTTTGGTGACCGAAAGATTACTGTTGCCCGCGAACTTACAAAAAAATATGAAGAATTTTTATATACTACCATCAGCGGTGCAATCAGCCATTTTGAAGATGTGCCGCCCAAAGGTGAATTTGTGCTTGTGGTGGAAGGGGCGAAAGATGCAAAAGAGACAACAGTTTTTGATAATATGTCCGTTTTGGAGCATATTAATTATTATATGCGGGCGGGCTTGGATAAAAAAGAGGCAATGAAAAAGGTTGCGCAGGACCGCGGTGTTTCCAAGCGGGAAATTTATGCGGAAACAATAAAGAATTGA
- a CDS encoding tRNA1(Val) (adenine(37)-N6)-methyltransferase: MVLNENERIEDLGGGFQIIQDKTKFCYGTDAAVLAKFIAAKPKEKVIDLCSGTAIVPILLCKYTKCADFTALELQEEMCAIANRSVALNGLEDKIKVICGDLKDVKMMFASGSFDVVSCNPPYMVKGTGKMNGSFSVQIARHEIFCTLEDVVRSSAFLLKSGGRFYMVHRAERLVDIFVLMRNYKIEPKKMTWVCAGPNSAPSLVLVEGQKDRNSGIVVTKPLYVNF; encoded by the coding sequence ATGGTGCTGAACGAAAATGAACGGATTGAGGATTTGGGCGGCGGATTTCAAATCATTCAGGACAAAACGAAATTCTGTTACGGAACAGACGCCGCGGTTTTGGCGAAATTTATTGCGGCAAAGCCAAAGGAAAAGGTGATAGACCTGTGCAGCGGAACGGCAATTGTTCCGATTTTGCTCTGCAAATATACAAAATGCGCTGATTTTACCGCCTTAGAGCTTCAGGAAGAGATGTGTGCAATTGCAAACAGGTCGGTTGCGCTAAATGGCCTGGAGGATAAAATTAAAGTAATTTGCGGCGATTTAAAAGACGTAAAAATGATGTTTGCCAGCGGCAGTTTCGATGTCGTGAGCTGCAATCCGCCATATATGGTAAAGGGTACCGGCAAAATGAACGGCTCGTTTAGCGTGCAGATTGCGCGGCACGAAATTTTTTGCACCTTAGAGGACGTTGTGCGCTCCAGCGCCTTTCTGCTTAAAAGCGGCGGGCGGTTTTATATGGTGCACAGGGCGGAACGGCTTGTGGATATTTTTGTGCTGATGAGAAACTATAAGATTGAACCGAAGAAAATGACCTGGGTGTGCGCTGGGCCGAACAGCGCGCCGTCATTGGTTTTGGTTGAAGGACAAAAGGACAGGAACAGCGGAATTGTTGTAACAAAACCGCTGTATGTCAATTTTTAG
- the recR gene encoding recombination mediator RecR, with translation MYALPIAQLIEEFAKLPGIGKRSAERLAFHILKQPKDQVERFAKSLLAAKEKITFCPVCQSLTDSVPCAICANTKRDHGVICVVENPKDILAMEKTKEFSGVYHVLHGVISPMDGIGPNDIKIKELLVRTEKEPVREIIMATNPTIEGEATAMYISKLFKPFGIKVTRIAHGLPVGGELEYADEITITRALEGRHEI, from the coding sequence ATGTATGCACTTCCAATTGCACAACTGATTGAGGAATTTGCCAAGCTTCCCGGAATTGGAAAACGGTCGGCAGAACGGCTTGCTTTCCATATTTTAAAACAGCCGAAGGACCAGGTGGAGAGGTTTGCGAAATCACTTTTGGCGGCAAAAGAGAAAATAACCTTTTGTCCGGTTTGTCAGTCTCTGACAGACAGCGTTCCTTGTGCGATTTGCGCAAATACCAAGCGGGACCACGGTGTGATTTGCGTGGTGGAAAATCCGAAAGACATTTTGGCTATGGAAAAAACAAAAGAATTTTCCGGTGTCTATCATGTGCTTCATGGCGTGATTTCCCCGATGGACGGAATTGGTCCAAATGATATTAAAATAAAAGAACTGTTGGTGCGGACGGAAAAAGAACCGGTCCGCGAAATTATTATGGCCACGAACCCAACCATTGAGGGCGAGGCGACGGCAATGTATATTTCTAAGCTGTTTAAGCCTTTTGGCATTAAGGTTACCAGAATTGCCCACGGCCTGCCCGTTGGCGGCGAGCTTGAGTATGCGGACGAAATTACGATTACCCGGGCGCTGGAAGGCCGGCATGAAATTTAA
- a CDS encoding homocysteine S-methyltransferase family protein, giving the protein MTKEQFKQITKSNVLLPAAFFERTEHIYQTFGAFLDSGANFFIAPTYLYSKEAEKLEAFRQTENAAKEHAFVCSAVAPPKERTVFSGGTLSVDGFCKIIKNEAAFLYENAPGAVMFLFGFQTLAEAKYAVYAVKEVCDLPVCVLLDFQNNLHLADGFNIASSVITLQSLGISALGVMAEDCDLALDILLEMKEFASVPLFVFPGAGGFITPTEYAQYAQDFVNNKCVMFGAGKGADARFTAQIAKELWQLEPFMPDFPTVNAVCGKNQICFFDFENRTIGKNTKLIEIDLEKVSKLSEVDFVIEKLIQAGLPPVCFLSKEIDILERAVFAYPGRAAVKSDEYGEITAKEYGALILSGQEGDF; this is encoded by the coding sequence ATGACAAAAGAACAGTTTAAACAGATTACAAAGTCTAACGTGCTTCTGCCTGCTGCATTTTTTGAAAGAACAGAGCACATATATCAAACATTTGGCGCGTTTTTAGACAGCGGCGCAAACTTTTTCATTGCGCCAACCTATCTCTATTCTAAAGAAGCGGAAAAGCTTGAGGCGTTTCGCCAAACGGAGAACGCTGCCAAAGAGCATGCTTTTGTGTGCAGCGCCGTCGCACCGCCAAAGGAGCGAACCGTTTTTTCCGGCGGTACGCTCAGTGTTGACGGTTTCTGCAAAATTATAAAAAATGAGGCCGCATTTCTTTATGAAAATGCCCCTGGCGCCGTGATGTTTTTGTTTGGATTTCAAACCCTTGCAGAGGCAAAATATGCAGTGTATGCCGTAAAAGAAGTGTGCGACCTGCCGGTTTGTGTTTTGCTGGATTTTCAAAACAATCTGCATCTTGCCGACGGATTCAATATTGCTTCGTCTGTGATAACGCTTCAAAGCCTTGGCATCAGCGCGTTAGGAGTTATGGCAGAAGACTGTGACCTCGCATTAGACATACTTTTAGAAATGAAAGAGTTTGCCTCGGTTCCGCTTTTTGTGTTTCCCGGCGCAGGCGGTTTCATCACTCCCACGGAATATGCCCAGTATGCGCAGGATTTTGTGAATAACAAGTGTGTCATGTTTGGCGCTGGCAAAGGAGCCGACGCACGCTTTACGGCGCAAATTGCCAAAGAACTGTGGCAGCTTGAGCCGTTTATGCCCGATTTTCCAACGGTGAATGCGGTTTGCGGCAAAAACCAGATTTGTTTTTTTGACTTTGAAAACCGAACGATAGGAAAAAACACCAAACTGATTGAAATTGATTTAGAAAAGGTATCCAAGCTTTCAGAAGTGGATTTTGTCATTGAAAAATTGATTCAGGCAGGACTTCCGCCTGTTTGCTTTCTGTCTAAGGAAATTGATATTTTAGAACGGGCAGTTTTTGCCTATCCGGGCAGGGCAGCGGTGAAGTCTGACGAATATGGCGAGATAACTGCAAAAGAGTATGGCGCATTGATTTTAAGCGGACAAGAAGGAGATTTTTAA
- a CDS encoding DUF4340 domain-containing protein: protein MKLYRNIIIIAIVVAVLGGAMYFVSKYLPENDNSANVTQQPAEDDMFSIYKGNSENVSKIQIKNADEEYAVSLSGETWVMNGDSTIRLKQTNVKSLLYTCTSVSVKKTVSETSEKAADFGFSAPTGYAELFFNDGTTKRITVGNKTLDGQDYYIMVSDDEKIYLKNTYGSESLIPSSQSLRDLSLISVDSSDLSTLKHVYMSKQGNTAVKLENTNIGTSENPNYQWRMLEPVFAEMNGQVFTDKIISCFEAFQAAAVVEDHPDNLSIYGLDAPYAEFSVGTADKTLNMKVGGKTETYRFLMEEGYDTVYAVPKSSLTFLDVAYVDLMSNLIHVEYISNVDKVEVVSGNTKYDMEIKGEKGAEEYYINGVKIQKETFSKAYQAVIGISLDSLDLTKEPTVTPAAYIKYTKKDGSTTLVEFLPVDERNYRVTVDGKGNSITNKKNFEGVLSKLEETVKGAN, encoded by the coding sequence ATGAAATTATACCGGAATATTATAATTATCGCCATAGTGGTTGCCGTTTTGGGCGGCGCGATGTATTTCGTTTCAAAATATCTGCCGGAAAACGATAACAGCGCGAATGTCACGCAGCAGCCCGCTGAAGACGATATGTTCAGCATATATAAAGGGAACAGTGAAAACGTATCGAAAATTCAAATTAAAAATGCCGATGAGGAATATGCGGTGTCTTTAAGCGGTGAAACTTGGGTGATGAATGGCGACAGCACAATCCGCCTCAAACAGACTAACGTAAAATCGCTTCTTTACACCTGCACGTCTGTGTCGGTGAAAAAAACGGTTTCGGAAACTTCGGAAAAAGCAGCTGACTTCGGATTTTCAGCTCCCACAGGCTATGCCGAGCTTTTCTTCAACGATGGCACGACAAAAAGAATTACGGTGGGCAACAAAACGCTGGACGGGCAGGACTATTATATTATGGTGTCAGACGATGAGAAGATTTATCTGAAAAACACCTATGGCTCAGAAAGTTTAATTCCTTCAAGCCAGTCTCTGCGCGACCTATCGCTGATTTCGGTAGACTCGTCCGACCTGAGTACCTTAAAACATGTTTATATGTCAAAACAGGGCAACACGGCGGTTAAGCTTGAAAACACAAACATTGGAACCAGCGAAAATCCAAACTATCAGTGGAGGATGCTGGAACCCGTTTTTGCTGAAATGAACGGACAAGTGTTTACAGACAAAATTATTAGCTGTTTTGAAGCGTTTCAGGCAGCGGCGGTGGTGGAGGACCATCCGGATAATTTAAGCATATATGGTCTTGACGCCCCCTATGCTGAGTTTTCTGTAGGTACGGCGGATAAAACACTTAATATGAAAGTCGGCGGGAAAACCGAAACCTACAGGTTTTTAATGGAGGAGGGTTACGACACCGTTTATGCGGTGCCGAAATCCAGTTTGACGTTTTTAGACGTAGCCTATGTGGATTTGATGAGCAATTTAATTCACGTGGAATATATCAGCAACGTTGATAAGGTGGAAGTGGTTTCAGGCAACACGAAATATGATATGGAAATCAAGGGCGAAAAAGGCGCGGAGGAATATTACATCAATGGTGTTAAAATTCAAAAAGAAACTTTTTCAAAGGCTTATCAGGCAGTAATCGGCATCAGCTTGGACAGCCTTGATTTAACCAAAGAGCCAACTGTAACCCCTGCGGCCTACATTAAATATACGAAGAAAGACGGCAGTACTACTCTGGTTGAATTTCTGCCGGTTGACGAGCGGAATTACCGCGTTACCGTTGACGGAAAAGGCAACAGCATAACGAACAAAAAGAATTTTGAAGGCGTGCTTTCGAAACTTGAAGAAACGGTAAAAGGCGCAAACTAA
- a CDS encoding FAD-dependent oxidoreductase translates to MLYQKELFQKYETDVFVAGGGAAGVAAAVAAAKKGKSVFLAESCGAFGGLGTSGMVPAFAPFDDGVNMVASGIGLEIRKNVSKHVPLNTYWTPIDTEELKREYDRIITQAGIQFSFFTTVYDVIARHGRIESVILGSKSGLFTVKAKIYIDCTGDGDLCAFGGGEFEMGDENGTVMPQTLCSLWANIDRDKICEPENKYIEQAFQDGVLSFEDRHLPGFFHREDGIGGGNIGHTFGVNPTDEVSLSKGMMWGRKSMMEYETYYKTYLKGYERMSLCGTAAILGVRESRRITCDYTLNVNDFISRAVFEDEIGRYCYPVDIHVMNTDKKEYERFEKEYETLRFKKGESYGIPFRSLVPKSFSNVLVAGRCIGTDRQMQASVRVMPGCFITGQAAGTAAALACEAEDVRNVKLPELFKSLQTIGAYLPNNEV, encoded by the coding sequence ATGTTATATCAGAAAGAGTTGTTTCAAAAGTATGAAACCGATGTGTTTGTGGCAGGCGGCGGTGCAGCAGGTGTAGCGGCGGCGGTTGCTGCTGCAAAAAAAGGAAAATCAGTCTTTCTTGCCGAGTCCTGCGGCGCATTTGGCGGGCTTGGCACGTCCGGCATGGTGCCGGCCTTTGCGCCCTTTGACGACGGAGTGAATATGGTCGCTTCCGGCATTGGGCTTGAAATTCGAAAAAACGTATCGAAGCACGTGCCGCTTAATACATATTGGACGCCCATTGACACAGAAGAATTAAAACGGGAATACGACAGGATTATTACGCAGGCGGGAATTCAATTTTCCTTTTTCACTACCGTTTATGACGTCATTGCCCGCCACGGACGGATTGAATCGGTGATTTTGGGTTCAAAAAGCGGACTGTTTACCGTGAAAGCTAAAATTTACATTGACTGCACAGGCGACGGTGATTTGTGCGCCTTTGGCGGCGGTGAGTTTGAAATGGGAGACGAAAACGGAACTGTGATGCCCCAAACCCTTTGCAGTTTATGGGCAAATATAGACCGTGATAAAATCTGCGAGCCTGAAAACAAGTATATAGAACAGGCCTTTCAAGACGGTGTGCTCAGTTTTGAAGACCGCCACCTGCCCGGATTTTTTCACCGGGAAGACGGCATAGGCGGCGGCAATATCGGACACACCTTTGGCGTGAACCCAACAGATGAGGTTTCTCTGTCCAAAGGAATGATGTGGGGCAGAAAATCCATGATGGAATATGAAACATATTATAAAACCTATTTAAAAGGTTATGAGCGCATGTCCCTTTGCGGCACTGCTGCAATTTTAGGCGTGCGGGAGTCCCGCAGAATTACCTGCGACTATACATTGAACGTTAACGATTTTATTTCGCGTGCTGTGTTTGAAGATGAAATCGGTCGCTATTGCTATCCGGTTGACATTCACGTAATGAACACGGACAAAAAGGAATATGAACGCTTTGAAAAGGAATATGAAACCTTGCGGTTTAAAAAAGGTGAGTCTTATGGCATTCCATTCCGGTCGTTAGTTCCAAAATCATTTTCAAACGTATTAGTGGCGGGGCGGTGTATTGGAACTGACAGGCAGATGCAGGCTTCTGTCCGCGTCATGCCGGGGTGCTTTATCACGGGCCAGGCGGCAGGCACCGCCGCGGCTTTGGCATGTGAGGCAGAAGACGTAAGAAACGTGAAACTGCCGGAGCTTTTTAAAAGCCTTCAAACGATCGGCGCATACCTTCCTAACAACGAAGTATAA
- a CDS encoding acyl-CoA thioesterase — protein MKKKVSDSFTEQVHILSQGNLNGYSRLFGGQLMGWIDVVAAVVARRHSGRNVTTAVVDMLQFQAPAYANDTVLILGKITYAGRTSMEIKVTVYVEELSGERKLINTAYVVMVALDENERPTEVPGLILETEEERTEYENAKLRKARRMEYKG, from the coding sequence ATGAAGAAAAAAGTTTCAGATTCCTTTACGGAACAGGTTCACATTTTATCACAGGGAAATTTAAACGGATACAGCCGTTTGTTCGGCGGCCAGCTTATGGGCTGGATTGACGTAGTTGCAGCCGTAGTTGCCCGCAGACATTCTGGACGAAATGTTACAACAGCCGTGGTGGATATGCTTCAGTTTCAGGCGCCGGCATATGCTAACGACACCGTGTTGATTTTAGGAAAAATAACCTATGCCGGACGAACCTCCATGGAAATTAAAGTTACGGTTTATGTGGAGGAATTAAGCGGCGAGCGAAAGTTGATTAACACCGCCTATGTGGTTATGGTTGCACTGGACGAAAATGAGCGGCCAACAGAGGTACCGGGATTGATTTTAGAAACTGAGGAAGAACGGACGGAATATGAAAATGCAAAATTAAGAAAAGCGCGGAGAATGGAGTATAAAGGCTGA
- a CDS encoding DUF3795 domain-containing protein produces the protein MIDSRCGLHCTGCTYKDSCGCLGCIETKGNPFHGECPVAKCCQNKGFVHCGDCPDIPCDLLTQYSCDPEHGDTPSGARIEQCKLWKQEG, from the coding sequence ATGATTGATTCAAGATGCGGACTACATTGTACAGGCTGTACATACAAAGATTCGTGTGGCTGTTTGGGCTGTATAGAAACAAAAGGTAATCCGTTTCATGGAGAATGTCCTGTGGCAAAGTGCTGTCAAAATAAGGGGTTTGTGCATTGTGGCGACTGTCCCGATATTCCTTGTGATTTATTGACGCAGTACTCCTGTGACCCTGAACATGGTGATACGCCATCTGGTGCAAGAATTGAACAGTGCAAACTGTGGAAACAGGAAGGGTAG
- a CDS encoding GNAT family N-acetyltransferase: MNIRFSDKTDVPQLKHIWKVCFGDSDDYINMFFQHLYTPGQTVVACSGETAIGVVYLLKASLLHRDFLYGYAIGVLPEFRGNSVCQKMLEFIREEAKQKNILFGLHPANDKLFSFYKRIGLEEMYCLKTIDASHFNGCASFNMSDISAHDYFHLREQAFAPLVSWDEKMLAYMITEARSTGGFAKKILIDGRERILLGRVYDKTVFVKETTMSDEEIKTGSQFLKQYFYAEKIIYTLPEISELNGKTDTTILGFDSDRHGIYMNLFLD; this comes from the coding sequence TTGAATATACGATTTTCAGATAAGACAGACGTTCCGCAGCTAAAGCACATCTGGAAAGTGTGCTTTGGCGACAGTGACGATTATATTAACATGTTTTTTCAACATCTTTACACACCCGGCCAAACGGTGGTTGCGTGCAGCGGTGAAACAGCAATTGGCGTTGTTTACCTGCTGAAGGCGTCGCTGCTTCACAGAGATTTCCTGTATGGATATGCCATTGGGGTTTTGCCGGAATTCAGGGGAAATTCGGTGTGCCAAAAAATGTTGGAGTTCATACGCGAAGAAGCAAAGCAAAAAAACATTTTATTTGGCCTTCACCCGGCAAACGACAAACTGTTTTCCTTTTATAAACGAATTGGCCTTGAGGAAATGTACTGTTTAAAAACGATAGATGCAAGTCATTTTAATGGCTGTGCGTCTTTTAACATGTCAGACATTTCTGCACACGACTATTTTCACCTGCGCGAGCAGGCGTTTGCACCTCTTGTTTCCTGGGATGAAAAGATGCTTGCATATATGATAACAGAAGCAAGGTCCACAGGGGGATTTGCAAAGAAAATTTTAATTGACGGCCGCGAACGGATTTTGCTGGGCAGGGTGTATGACAAAACGGTTTTTGTGAAAGAAACAACCATGTCGGATGAAGAAATTAAAACTGGGAGCCAATTTTTAAAACAATATTTTTATGCGGAGAAAATAATTTATACTTTGCCGGAGATTTCTGAATTAAATGGAAAAACGGACACCACAATTTTAGGATTTGACAGCGACAGACACGGCATATATATGAATTTATTCCTGGACTGA